The following are from one region of the Thermococcus cleftensis genome:
- a CDS encoding serine/threonine-protein kinase, producing the protein MDKLVAKINWSFNRWKGFDWEAFRKKYESGFEFVRQTGYAHEWWNFYEGFSPDKYYGVILKRPKRFHRGIVLFVSMNPLDGRWYFVGFYCDAVRPPSDASTGVPVRNLLPDEVIRDLEELLRTADWEDRHLEYISRVLSGEEYLGTLVAPKEYSASFLPEAYVEVFPEDLGVGRLGGQWKITYKITGAQVQRLLEEAKRRHETIGGEEARLIVSRINKALERLKGGPIVEERKPGGMARRLINFPDTSSAFQRAHRGSGNIKGFPVELLPHYEPLEFLGEGGFAKVYKARRKKDGKIVALKIPRIDEKTGKFFIKEVASWYQLNHPNIVTLYEANVYPLPYIEMEFVEGVEVDGELFRDLGAYPKPVPERVAIKLITGIAEGLAHAHSKGIYHLDLKPLNVLLKADLTPKITDWGLAKISARSSLSMHYGYSPLYAAPEQLDEETYGEPDGRTDIYQLGLIFYELLTGELPYKATSPGALVGKILYTKPKPVSEIKEELKKFDGMFERLLAKKKEERYQSIKEFLQALESLAELEKEKGELIKTGLALRRSRSREEFERLKIESVRKTAKVAILAARLNDKAELLAALDDLKFYTRENLDDLLSAIVQVEMLLKEGIPIGSEVEEKVRALVLRIEREVSR; encoded by the coding sequence TTGGACAAACTCGTGGCCAAGATAAACTGGTCCTTCAACCGCTGGAAAGGTTTCGACTGGGAAGCGTTTAGGAAAAAGTACGAATCCGGATTCGAGTTCGTCAGACAAACAGGCTACGCTCACGAGTGGTGGAACTTCTACGAGGGATTTTCGCCCGACAAGTACTACGGAGTTATCCTCAAAAGGCCCAAAAGATTCCATAGGGGAATTGTGCTCTTTGTGAGTATGAACCCTCTCGACGGCAGATGGTACTTCGTTGGATTTTACTGCGATGCCGTAAGGCCCCCGAGCGACGCCTCAACAGGGGTACCGGTCAGGAACCTCCTCCCCGATGAGGTTATACGGGACCTCGAGGAGCTCCTTAGAACCGCCGACTGGGAGGACAGGCATTTGGAATACATATCACGGGTTCTCTCCGGTGAGGAGTACCTAGGCACGCTCGTCGCCCCAAAGGAGTATTCCGCTTCGTTTCTGCCAGAGGCGTACGTGGAGGTCTTCCCTGAGGACTTAGGCGTTGGAAGGCTCGGGGGGCAGTGGAAGATAACCTACAAGATAACCGGCGCCCAGGTTCAAAGGCTCCTTGAGGAGGCCAAGAGAAGGCACGAGACGATTGGCGGGGAGGAAGCACGGCTCATAGTGAGCAGAATAAACAAGGCACTCGAAAGGTTGAAGGGCGGGCCAATTGTAGAGGAAAGAAAGCCTGGAGGAATGGCGCGGAGACTCATAAATTTCCCCGACACTTCCTCCGCGTTCCAGAGAGCTCACAGGGGAAGTGGAAACATCAAAGGTTTTCCGGTCGAGCTTCTCCCCCACTATGAGCCCCTTGAGTTCCTCGGCGAGGGCGGCTTTGCGAAAGTGTACAAGGCCAGAAGGAAAAAGGACGGAAAAATCGTCGCCCTCAAGATACCGAGGATAGACGAGAAGACGGGCAAGTTCTTCATTAAAGAGGTGGCGTCGTGGTATCAGCTCAATCATCCAAACATAGTGACCCTCTACGAAGCAAATGTCTATCCTCTCCCCTACATTGAAATGGAGTTCGTTGAGGGCGTTGAGGTCGATGGAGAGCTTTTCAGAGACCTCGGAGCTTATCCGAAGCCCGTTCCCGAGAGGGTGGCAATTAAACTAATCACGGGCATCGCCGAGGGTTTAGCCCACGCACACTCAAAGGGCATCTACCACCTCGACCTGAAGCCGCTCAACGTTCTCCTCAAGGCCGACCTGACACCCAAGATAACGGATTGGGGTTTAGCCAAGATAAGCGCGAGGAGCTCGCTGAGCATGCACTACGGATACTCCCCTCTCTACGCGGCCCCGGAGCAGCTCGATGAGGAGACCTACGGCGAGCCAGACGGAAGAACCGACATCTACCAGCTGGGCTTAATCTTCTACGAACTCCTCACCGGCGAGCTTCCGTATAAGGCCACCTCCCCCGGTGCTCTCGTCGGCAAAATCCTCTACACAAAGCCGAAGCCCGTCTCCGAGATTAAGGAAGAGCTCAAGAAGTTCGACGGAATGTTCGAGCGCCTGCTCGCGAAGAAGAAGGAGGAGCGCTACCAGAGCATCAAGGAGTTCCTCCAGGCCCTCGAATCCCTGGCGGAGCTGGAGAAGGAGAAAGGGGAGCTGATCAAAACCGGCCTGGCGTTGAGAAGAAGCCGCTCGCGGGAAGAGTTCGAGAGGCTGAAGATCGAGAGCGTCCGCAAGACCGCCAAGGTCGCGATTCTGGCGGCGAGGCTCAACGATAAGGCAGAACTGCTGGCGGCGCTGGACGACCTAA